From the genome of Papaver somniferum cultivar HN1 chromosome 2, ASM357369v1, whole genome shotgun sequence, one region includes:
- the LOC113352245 gene encoding ESCRT-related protein CHMP1A-like, with protein sequence MEGSFSFEKVESKTEDLKSVSDSLRTMADEREKEIEPEKLKVKNAMEKGNEKQIRIHVRNMVRMRRELVNYRQISNRLDSMVDYFDKEPEESKVLSSIPAIVESIDSSLTSGNTKNMLKTMDQIEKQYFDDEIVAKFTSSSATESTPIAMSEDEEISALIKKIADEYNMKASIELEPSQKTALREEDKEVKKVDEGEVGVKIKSKRRFNIFACWCH encoded by the coding sequence ATGGAAGGAAGTTTTAGTTTTGAGAAAGTGGAAAGCAAAACAGAAGATCTAAAATCCGTATCGGATAGTTTAAGAACGATGGCTGATGAACGTGAGAAAGAAATAGAACCCGAAAAGCTTAAGGTCAAGAATGCAATGGAAAAAGGAAACGAGAAGCAAATTCGAATTCACGTTAGGAATATGGTGCGCATGAGACGTGAGTTGGTAAACTATCGTCAAATATCTAACCGTCTTGACTCTATGGTTGATTACTTTGACAAAGAACCGGAAGAAAGTAAGGTGCTTAGTTCGATTCCAGCAATTGTTGAGTCCATTGATTCTTCATTAACAAGCGGAAATACTAAAAACATGTTGAAAACAatggatcaaatagaaaaacagtaTTTCGATGACGAAATTGTGGCGAAATTTACTAGTTCGTCGGCTACCGAGAGCACACCAATTGCAATGTCAGAAGATGAGGAAATTAGCGCTTTGATTAAAAAAATAGCGGACGAATACAATATGAAGGCTTCTATAGAGTTAGAACCATCACAAAAGACGGCACTGCGTGAAGAGGATAAGGAGGTAAAGAAAGTTGATGAAGGCGAAGTTGGTGTTAAGATCAAATCTAAAAGACGCTTCAACATTTTTGCTTGTTGGTGTCATTAA
- the LOC113354119 gene encoding microsomal glutathione S-transferase 3-like, with translation MGGVELLPKEYGYVVLALVFYCFLNFWMAFQVGKARKKYKVFYPVMYVAESENKDAKFFNCVQRGHQNSLEFMPIFFILLVLGGLQHPIISASFGLVYAVGRYFYFTGYATGVPRNRLKLGLKEYTLRRGETKPHTKLAGGYSRWMIPELVMYALNLIWCNGMNFIWGISI, from the exons ATGGGGGGTGTTGAATTACTGCCCAAGGAGTATGGATATGTAGTTCTGGCTCTCGTTTTTTACTGCTTTCTCAATTTCTGGATGGCCTTCCAAGTTGGCAAAGCTAGGAAGAA GTACAAGGTGTTTTATCCTGTTATGTACGTAGCAGAATCTGAAAACAAGGATGCCAagttcttcaattgtgttcaG AGAGGGCATCAGAATTCACTGGAATTCATGCCAATATTCTTCATCCTGTTGGTTCTAGGAGGTCTCCAACATCCAATAATTTCTGCTAGTTTCGGACTGGTTTATGCCGTGGGTCGTTATTTCTACTTCACTGGTTATGCTACTGGAGTCCCTCGGAACCGTCTGAAGCTCGG GTTAAAGGAATACACCTTGAGAAGGGGCGAGACAAAACCACACACCAAATTAGCCGGTGGATATTCAAGATGGATGATACCAGAATTGGTTATGTATGCACTGAATCTTATTTGGTGCAATGGCATGAATTTTATTTGGGGTATTAGTATTTAA